The genomic window GCTCGGCCTGCCGCAGCAGTTCCAGCGGCAGCCACGGCTTGCGCATGTAGACCGCGTGCGGCGGGATCCCGGTCCGGCGCTCCTCGCGGGCTTCGGAGGTCACCACGAGCCGCACGTCCGGCCAGCGGTCCTCGACGGCGCGCGCCAGCGCCGCGCCGTCCATCGCACCCGAGAGATGCGTGTCGGCGACCACCATCGCCACCGTCACGTCCCCGCGTTCGAGGACGGCCAGCGCGTCCTCCGCGCTCGAACAGGCGATCACGTCGAGATCGGTCTCCTCGATCAGCGCGGTCGCGAGA from Methylorubrum populi includes these protein-coding regions:
- a CDS encoding response regulator, producing MAHTGTDSPVALVVEEDEAARDLATALIEETDLDVIACSSAEDALAVLERGDVTVAMVVADTHLSGAMDGAALARAVEDRWPDVRLVVTSEAREERRTGIPPHAVYMRKPWLPLELLRQAERATLTARAA